Part of the Prunus dulcis chromosome 8, ALMONDv2, whole genome shotgun sequence genome is shown below.
GACACTAGAATTTATACATTAATTCTTGGAACAAAAACACCAAGAgccaagtttttgttttaaattttgaacatAAGGGGACAACAATTATCTATCATTGACCGTCGTTTTCAAGCAAAAAATGTATTGCTCATCTTGGGCTGTATAGTTGTGTTATTGGGCTGGTTTTTGTTATGGGTTCGCTTTCCTGGGCTGCTATTTGTTTGCCTAATCCACATGGTATAGAAAtaattattctttcttttttggtgaaaCGGTGTAGAAATTAATCCAAAACTCATGATGGAGTGATTGTCGATCATTCAAAAAATCGTGGAACATGGAATTTGGCACTCCAGAACGTTATTTGGCACTCCATAACGTTCTCTTATTTCCAAGCCTATTTGGCACTCTTACTTGCAAATTCAGAACGTTATTTAGCACTCTTATGACAATGGATGATAAGCTACTGGATTTGCAAGTAAGAGTGCCAAATAAGAGATTTTGTGGGTCTTCAAAAGGTTGGTTATTAATAGTTGTGGAGAAGAATTTTGCAATAACCTAATAAATCCATTCTTTAGGGTCAcggggggagagagaagaaattggGGGATGATGCTATCTTTTTGGGTGATAATTCTTTAATATTTGTGTTTTAGGATGTCAGCCAAATTATATATACTTCAACCATGACAATGGATGTATATTTGATGAAACTGGTAAACCTGATGATTTTGGTACATATAATCAACCCCCAATTTGGATTGtgccaaattttcaactataAAAAGCTTGATTGATCTCTTCATATTATTTCTCTTACATTGTAACTTGAAGATTTTAAAGGTATTTGGTTTCCTTATGCGCTTGAAGATTTTAAAGGTATTTGGTTTCCTTATGCCATGCTTATTAGATTATCTCTTACATTCTGACATGCTAAAATTTGTGTTTCAGAGGGAACTGTTTCATTCATGTTCCAAGCTAGAGAAACTCAGACCAGCCCGATAAGAATTACTTGTATTCATATGTCCCTCGATGCATGAGCACCAACATTTTGACGATGGGAAGGCAGTGCAACACAACATTGCTTCCTCCTAATAATTTAACAAAACATCTTCCTTAGTTACCGTAGTGAACGAATGAACAAGGACAACAGCTAAGTGTTGGCCGGAGAACGTACAGTGGATGTGGATTGAACGTTGACTCTGGCTGGTCAGCAAATAAACTATCACAGTTCATCTACTTGTAGTTTCATGTTCAAATCCCCCTTTCCCAACAAATacatatttataatttatatgcaaccaaaaactatatatttaatgttaattaattttcattatatttttctgaagtgattttgttttgtatatttttcttttacccCACATGAGACTATAATTCAGGAATAAACATCCATAAAACATGGTTGATTTTGAGATCGAAGATAAAACCAAGTCTGCTCAAAGATGTATTTGTACAACATGACAAAATGGCCCCAGTTGTTTAAAGGAGCAAAGGTTCCACTCAGGATATGGAGCAAAATGAAAACCAAAGGGAGATAAGCCTCTTTAGAATATCTATTCTACGTATTTTTGAGTAAGAACACACACCAATCATTGTGCATAGACAAATTTTTTGTACCGTTACGGTAGGGTCCAAGAAAAAATGCTAGCAAAACGATCCTCTAGAATCCACAGAGCGAgatatgaataagaaaaaggaaaagcctTATCTTCAAATACCACAGAACCTCTCAAGTTCTAACAGAACGGACACACTTGGGTTGGTTGACAGGAGCAATTAAACACTCTCCGTGGCATCTCTTCCTGACTCTTCTGTACCCTGTGCTGCACCCAACCTCTCAGCTGCCAGTCTTTCTTCGAGTGCTCGAGCCCCTCTTTCTCTGCAAAAGGCAGTTCAGTCACAAATgaacattttttttcccgCTAAAGTTATTTGATTATGCTGGAAGGGAGCAAtaaattcctttttctttaatagTGATACACTTACGGGCATTATTGAAGCCAGAAGGGGGCTACAGAAATTCTGTCACAGTACAAACCTCTTCActaatttgcatatttatttgtgtATTTTATTTGCAGACTATCATACCATCTAGTGAACATGAATACCAAAACTGTTTGTAGTATTGAGAACAGAAATGCTACCTCCTTCTAGATGCTTCGATGGGGTCGGATCCAGGCAATGTGGTGCCTCCAAGGGTATAACCTTGGGATTCGCTGGAAGCTTCAAATCTTCCACAGAGCATCCGATGGAATATAGATGCAACAGGATCAATGACTGGTCTGTGACAATTAACAAGAGACACTTGAGAAATGGCAACCTACgaaaattattttgaagagtttcaaaataataacaattatTCACCTTAAAAATTCAGGGAAGAATGTAGAAAATGCAAAATCGTCACTTGGGTCACCCTTGAGTTTAGTTTCTGGTTTCCTCTGCCAGTATCTGAGATAAACCCAGCTAATATAGGTGCCAAATATTAAAATGGGAAGATATGTTGCTGACTGTGCTGTCCAGAAGCTTATGGCAATGGACAACAATATAGAGAGAGATGGTAACCACTGCACATAATTGAAACAACAGCAAATTGGGGGTTATAGGACTATTAATTAACCTGCAGAAACTTTCATTAAAACACCAGTTTCAAAAGTCCACACCTTAGATTTTATCTTCAATAAAGGCAACTCCTGATCAGGGATGATTTGCTTGATGCCAACCAAGAAACCTGAAAGGACCCCATAGAAGCCAGAAAGAGGCAGATAGCTGGCACAAAcgaacaaaagaaagttgcaATGTTATGCATGAGATAAAATAAATGATCAAACCAGGCTAACACATGTACAAACATTATTATATACAATTTCATAGATGAACAATGGAAGATATGTGTTGACAGTTTAAAAAATGATCCGTTTCAAAATTTGTGTGCTATTAGAGTTAGATCTGAATTGCCAATATATCAGCTTGAAAGGAAGAAGGGGGGAAAAAGTGTAACAaattccatgttttttttcctatttctaACAAACCAACATGCTACAGAATACCAGATAAAAAGAAGCAATAAAGCTGAAAAAGTAGGGagaaagaaagacaaaaatatGAATCACTGGCATCCCCAtaactttttatttctctGAATGTTTAATGTTATCTTAGTAGTGTACTTACAGGTAATTTTCGTTCATCGTAATGTAGTACAAAGCAATAGCAGTGATGAAAGTGCATATGGAAGTTAGGAAGTTAACTACAAAGATGAACTTCAAGAACTCCCTAGAACCCCACACAGGTTCAAGCAGCTTCCCAATAAAAAGAAGACCAAGAGTGCTAACAACAACCTGTTAAATAAGTGTAAAAGTCAGTACTATTTCTTAAATGTAAAAAAAGAGAATCTGTCAGGTACAGAAATCTCAGGCAATATATGACTACAGCACACAAAAACTGTTTATCGAATAAGAAGCACATACCCCGTATACTGATTGCTCAATGTAACCGGCTGTTAGGAGGTTCCAGACAAAAGGAATAGTCCTACAACACAGAAGTTTGGATTAGAATTAAGCTGCAGGTAAGAGGTTCCAAATCTAAAGAGGTGAGCTGTCTCTCCCTCTTTATTGGAGTGAACGAGCATAGGGATATGCAAAATTAactctctttaaaaaaaaaaatgcaaaattaaTCATGTGATGaaccccaaaccccaaaatATTATGATTATAAGTCCTCTATTACATTACTCGGAATGAAATtccattggaaaaaaaaaattataaagaaaaaagaaggcatAAAGTGATAAAAGCACAGACATGTGGAGACCAATGGGACAAGCCCAAACAGCCTCAAACAGAGAGGTGCCACGACTACTGGGGTCAATAATGCATCATCTGATTCAAATTTTTCAGGAGAAGGCACTAAGCTTCACTACAAAATCAACTTCTAAATTTTTGCAAAATCCAGAATctaaggaaaacaaaatcaactAGTCAAAGGACCATCTAAGATAAAGCTGCAGAGATTACTTGGCCAATAATATCCCATGCCCCTTGTAATATAAATATGGAACATACAAAGGGTTAGGGTTATCATATAATTGCAATGCCACTAAAGCAGGGCCAACAACCTGAGCTGAGTTTCAGATCAACCCATAAGCAAACGCCTTGAAAACATCCTTTTTCACAACAAAACCCATCACTGGAAACACAGATTTATGCACTATTTCACTATTCATTTTGGTTAATCTCCAATCCAAAAGCCAACCCACAACACAAAAGCCAACCCAAATTGAACACGGACGCAAAATCGAGAGAAAGACGAAACCTGGCGGGAATGAGCGCTAGATAATTAACGGCCTGAGGGAGAAACTGAACCACAATGTGTCCTCCAATAAGCACCACCGCTAAGCCCTTGCATAGCCGAGTGAACCCAGAGAATGCACCCGCGCCCTGCAAGCCCACCACTCagaaattcaattgaaaaacacaaatcagaagaaaagaaaagaaaagagaggagaaaTTGTGGGTTTTGCTTACCCCTGAGAGTGATGGAGTGCTCATGGCGCGTGGTCGTTGGACGTTGGATTTGGAGCGGTGATTTGAGATCGGAGTATCAGAGTTTGGGTTTAGCAAGGAAGGTTTGGGATTTGTACAAATTGTGTATCAGTCCGATCCGCGAAGGAGTTGAATTGAAACAGGCGGtgaatattaatataaaaattgcTGTGATTGAGTAAAGGCGCGACCAATGTTCAGATTGGATTGAGTTACAAGGTTTCCCAAATGTacatttgtttttcattttgtctATTTCGTCACGTTAATAGATGAAATTTAACATGAAATATACAACTGCCACATATGAGTATGAGGGCATTTTTGTGTTATCAGTCAAAATGTACatctatttttcttaataatgtTAGATTAGATTTATAAGTACTGAGATTTATaagttttagatttttttcACTGGGTTTTCTGAGTCAAGGTTTTGATGAGACCATTTTTGTTTGCTTGAGTCTGTAACCTTTGATAGCTGAATGAAGCCTTACTatttcaccccaaaaaaaaaaaaaaacaacacacacacaaagcaAAATTACAAGACCAAAACAGAAATTGTACCAAACCACAAAACCTAAAATGTAATTTGGGATTCATTTTATTCGAAAAGTTCAACTCAAGccaatttagctaaaaacaaaaataaactagttttaaaagagtatactttaatttccattttcttaAACTCACCCGCtcttaagaaaaaataaataaatagagatGTTGTATGTATCGTGTTGAATTGGGAAGATTCaactattatttttgttcaccaaaaatttggaattaaaattttgaaaacgaTGCCTAAAATAATTCCAGAGGAATTGTTTCACAAACATGTTCCATGCTAAAACGTCACATAAGATAAAAAGAGAGTGATAAGGCATCTCTTTATGTATATGGTCGTGCCAtgaagaaaattgattttctacGCAATAATATCGTGAACTATAGACTTTTGTCTCAACAGCCATATGATTGCAATCATTCAACAAGAAGATGGATTAGAATTTCCTTTCACATATcaactaccaaaaaaaaaaagaaaaggaaaaacagtTTAGATCTGTTACAACATGGGAAAGAATCCAATATTTTGCACGTCTTCTATTTGCAGACATGCCTACCACCATCTACACAAACATTAATGAGATGTTGATCTCTTACATGCCATCTCATGTATTCAACCCTAAAACATGCTCCAAAATCTGTATACACTTCTCACCGTTTAATATATGTATTAGGTTAGAAAGGGACTGTTCACATACCTCACCATTTTATACTTCTCGCCAGCTTGCAATGCTGTCCTTGATCCGCCTTCATCATCGCATTTGCGGCTCTGTTTTTGTAAGCCTTCATCATCACATTTGCGGCTCTGTTTTTTTAAGTACAAATGGTGATTGAAGAAATGATAGCTTTGCATAGGATCCTGAGTTCAATGCAAGTACTAAGCCTGGTGCGGCCTTAACACCTTAATCCAACTCAAGCAGTGAAAATACCAATATCCCTCTTATCCTCCTATCAGTTGCTCCAAAGAACACTGCAAGTGGAAGCCTGCACTCTTAGCTTCTCCCAAAAAAAGCTCTATGGGAGTTGAATATGAGCATCATGGGATCGCATATTGCTTTCGAGCAAAAGATATGGGGCTCAAGTAAGCTTCAGAGAAGGATACTAAAGCACGATGGCAAGCCAAAGCTAAAGCTGTGGTAAACATAACAAATGAAGTCCAGTAGAACCTCAgcatcaaaattggatttttccTCGCAGAGTTTAGTACATTTGAGAAAATCACTTTGAGCCGACGATCTCTGAAGATGGTACGGTAATCATAAATGGGAGTTCTGGAAGATGGTTCTAGATCTCTGTTGTCATGCGCACTTGCCAATCTCAGATCAGAACTATACCGAGTTGTTGCAATGCCCCGCCCAAATGCTGTAAACATCCATTGATATAGAATGTCTGCAATGACACTGCAAAATTGCTGGCGGAAGAACTTTGCCTCCTTGGATACCATTGCTTGGACCAATGAAGCTCCATCCTATTAGATTCAATTGACAATGAGTTTTTAGTTCATAGGATAAGATGACAAGTGATAGATCATGGGTAAAAAGCATCATGTTTCACATGTACTTAACCCTCCATCTGCCTATCTCATTGTTACTTAACCCTCCATTTGACTATTTCATTCTTACTCATGCAAGATAAAGTCCAAATTCGTTCAGCAAGCCATTGACCTACGAGAGCTACACCAAAAGGTAGACAATACCAGAAAATATGATGCCATTGGCAACCATCAAAGTGAACTGGGAACAAGATGAGTTATCACCTCAAATGAAACTAATAGCAGCTAAAGACGATAGTGAGAGAAGGGAACGAGGAAAACAAGAGTAAAAGTAGAAACCAATTAGAAATGAGATAATGTGTAATTACCATACTATCCTTTTAGCCTCTAACCCTAACATTAAATGTGTTATATCCATAATAGGGGTATATTTCACATTTCCTGTGTGATGATTGATAAAGAGAATCATCTTAACAATATTATAAATACAACGAGAAAAAGGGACCAGCATAAGGGGACTTACTGCAGTCATCAACAGTCTTCTGAGCACAACACCCTCTTTGGATGGTAAAAGCCTCAAGACCAAGTTTGCAACATCAACTGCACCACAGTCCCTTAGTGGTAAATAGCCAAGGGAAGAATCAGCTTTTGATGCTATCATCCCATGCAAACCTTTcctgcaaaaaaaatataagaaacatgaatatttatttatacagaCGAGATGCAACCCCAGCAAGTTATCAGGTAAACTAAGAAAGGCTATCAAAAAGGACCAGCATAAGATTTTTGGTAATGATGGATAAGGTATCCTATTGTGAGGATGATTAGCATCCCATGCAAACCCTAAAAGCTGTTACTGTGACTATCCACACCAAAAACAACAGAAGagtgcaaaaaaaaaaaatcagtagCTGCTAACAGAAAAGTAatttcccttcttcttttctacTTATTCATGGAGTCATGGGCCTTGCATCTGACCaatattttgaagttcttAAAGTTCCAAGACATATTCGAAGAATAAACTTGTACCTTGGGAATTGGACTCCAAGAAATACAATTTAACATACCTGGTTGCGCCTACTTTTAAGAAAAGAGCAAGCCTCTGCCACTGGAACTccttctttttgttaaaaaccaCCTGAACCGAACAAATCAAGTAAATCAACAACAAATATGctaaaaatttgatttaggaACCTCACTGGGTAGATTGTCCTCCAAAAAACCTACCCCTATGCCTTTGATTATCAAACAGAAGTTTGTGAAAACTCAGAAGCATGGAAGACACCAAATGGAGAGTCCAAAATTTCTTGTTCGCATGATACCAATACCCCTACCAAGTCTAAACTAACATGTTTAACACTATAGATTTTACATTACTAAGTAtgcaaagaaataaagaaatgcCATTAGTATGCGCAAACAGATATAGATGTAGTGCAAGGCCATGTGATAACCAACAAAAAGTAAGAGCATAAGCTATGGTTTTTGAGCATTTCTTACCGAATGTAAAATTTTCCTCGTTGCAGCTGAATTTTCAGTAAGAAGTTTCCGAACAACATAAGGGTATGCAGCTTCAAAtgttttaaagtttttatctGCAGCTACAGCTAATCCTGAGACAACAGACAAAACACGTAAAATCTATTAAGTTAAACAATCTTTATAAAAACATTGAAAAGTGAAGGATGATTTAGGGGTTGGATGCATCACAGAGAGAGCTAGAACCAGCATcagaaaaatatgaaacaaaTTGATATTGGGCAACTTGCTGATTAAGATATGAAGCAAGAAGTCTGAAATCAAGAACTGATTCTGGTCTCATAATACTTTACAATCAAGATAGTCCTTGTATCAGCTTGCTGATTCAGAAAGATACAATCAAGATAGTGATTGTGTCAGACCTGCTTAGGTCACTATCTTGAGGCAGCATACAGGGTATCCAGACAGTAATCATACATCATTATCGTGATTGTACAGGATAGTGATGCATGTAAAAGTAACACAACATAACCAGTATCCTACAGAATACAGatacaaaaaatatatgcaaAAAGCATTTGATGCCCTAAGGCAAGTGAACACTACCTTCGAAGGAAGCAAGAGAACGTAGAACAAGTGAATAGTACGGTGGCATGCGAAAATGATACTTGAAGGCTATGGACCAGATTTTACCCAGAACCTTCGGAAAAATTACAGTTACAATCAGCCTTTAGTAAATATAAAGAAGCAAGTAATATTATGTGTATCATTACTGCAGACAGAGGAGCTATTGTTGTAGGAAGACACAATTACAGATTGCAGATAAGCCAATTTCCACGTTGTTCAGATGATATTTCATGCTGAAGAATACTTGTAAGTTACCAATATTTACGAGATCAAGACATGATTCTCACCCTGCTGAACTTCACATCAGGAATTCCATCTCTAAATTCTACTTCTCCCAGCTCATATTCTAGATCCTAAATCATAATTACAGCTCAACAAGTTAGTTTCCATAGTTAAGAAAGAAAGTACAACCTCATtgattttcataaataaataacaaacatATTTTTCGAAAGCAGAAATAATAGACACTACATAAAACTGAACCAAAGAAGTTGATATGATACCATAGTTACACGCCTGATATTAGTCCCTGGCCTTATGACATCCATTTCGGTCAAGGAATTAACAAGGGATGCCCAATCTCCATTTACTATGTGCACAATGGATGCAAGCATAGCAAATTGATGCTTTTTTTCCATCTGACAAAGCAagccaaaatccaaaaacctGACATAGAAGTCACCAGTAGAAGTGAAATGAGCTATAGATGCATACATAGATATTTGGGTATAGCAAGTAAAGCTTATTTCTACACAATGACAGTCAAAGGCGCACCCGATTTGTCCTGAGGATGTGTAACGCAGGTTTCCAGGATGTGGATCAGCATGCAATAAGCCTGTTTCGAGGAGCTGAACTAAGCATGCCTCCACTCCTTTCTTAACCTACAATAGTCAAACCACAATAATCTGTCACTCAGCTGCCTATGATGACATAATATAGGGAGATCATACTACAAACTGAAACACTCAGAAGAATAATTTGACACGTCTTTTATTGGTGGAATCACTAATTCACTAAGTTAAGAAACCACATTTTCAATGTTATTTTCATTGAACTTAACATAGGATGGCAGCTTAcaaatgaattaaaataggaTGTCCATATCTCATCTCCACCACCCTAAGCTAAGTCCGTTTTGTCATATTTCATAACAGTATTATTTTGGCCCCTCAAATCTCAAGTCAGTTCTGACCAAATTGATAGCTAATAGCTATCACGTAGGCTTTCTACCAGGAGTCTGGAATTAACTAGAACCtaagaaaagaagaatccTGCAATTCAAATTGCATACCAGATCAAGCAGACGTCTCTTGGCATCAAGTCTTTGCCTCTCTGAATAAGTAGAGCCATTATCAATAGAGCTTCCAGCAGATACAGAGAGTAAATCAGTTGGACTCTCACCAACAATCCACTCCATTGTCAGAACTCTCTTACGACTTAAttgttgaaatatttttgGCACAAACATGAAGGGAAAGGAGGAATGAGCTTCCTGTACATACAGCAACAAACAGTCACTAATAGGAAAGAAGCATCTAACCTGGAAACAAACTAGTAATAAACTTTTACGAGTATGTCTTATCACAGAAAAAGGGAGCTTCATATGTTATCAAAAGAATTTCACTTCCATCTAAACAAGTAAATGTAACAACCAATTCTGGATTCTACCCAACTTTTTCCTCAACATAActtcaaacaaagaaatattTAACGACCAAATAATAAAGGTCCACATCAAggtttctttctcctttgcTTTACTCTTGTTTCCAAAACTAGCCCTTCACTgtttaaaaagttttttttttctttctcttcttctttctgaaACAACATTGTGATAAGAAGTACATCACACTGGGGAAATAACTAACTATTGGGAGattaacaattttattcacctATCTAATATTGATGTCAGTTGATGGTTGGAATCTCATGTCATGACCCTATGTCATGTTGATTACCAGTAAAAACTGTAAACAACCCCATAAACAACCCCATCCCATTTAGAGCAGGATTGGGAGGTTAACCATTTAACCTGTCCTATAATTTACCCAATTCCTGCAAACTTAATTATTAAACTGCATATCTGCAAGATGAGGTAGCATTAAGTGTAACTTGAGATGCAATTCTTAGTCTTTTAAAGAAAAGGTTAATTAATACTTTGTAATTACCTTTCACGGTAACCATTATAGTTATTAAActcaaataaatatgcaattaTTACCATAAACTTGGAAGAATTTGAAGCCTCTAAAGTGTAATCCAACTCTCCAACTAAACCTTTCCCAAGCTCATCAGCATACAGGCGTAGGTCACCTTTTCTCTTCGCTATCTTTTGCAATATCCCAAGCTGAAATGGTTATGTACAACTGAGCACAAGCTTAATGAAAAACATATATAGGAAATTACAATTCACCAACACAAGATTAATCGATTCTTTTACAAACCCCTAGGCgaagaatatatatatcgCGCACTACAATATGACGCAAGTTAGGCCGTTGAACTTTAATAGCAACATTAAATCCATCAAGAGTATGCCCACGGTAGACCTAGAATGTATAAAACATCAAGCAAATAAGAAATAAACTCGAAAACATAATGATTATAAATAATTCTACATCAATTAAA
Proteins encoded:
- the LOC117637256 gene encoding uncharacterized protein slr1919 isoform X2 is translated as MRLHCQLLLGLNLPIQNSLVLICSWLISRLLRCRPHVVAFRLLEVFSSFASAAIRIRTSGIKKFLRPSLDEGINENVSQYNFGMVLKETMLNLGPTFIKVGQSLSTRPDIIGAEISKALSELHDQIPPFSRDVAMKIIEEELGSPVESLFSYISGEPEAAASFGQVYRGHTLDGFNVAIKVQRPNLRHIVVRDIYILRLGLGILQKIAKRKGDLRLYADELGKGLVGELDYTLEASNSSKFMEAHSSFPFMFVPKIFQQLSRKRVLTMEWIVGESPTDLLSVSAGSSIDNGSTYSERQRLDAKRRLLDLVKKGVEACLVQLLETGLLHADPHPGNLRYTSSGQIGFLDFGLLCQMEKKHQFAMLASIVHIVNGDWASLVNSLTEMDVIRPGTNIRRVTMDLEYELGEVEFRDGIPDVKFSRVLGKIWSIAFKYHFRMPPYYSLVLRSLASFEGLAVAADKNFKTFEAAYPYVVRKLLTENSAATRKILHSVVFNKKKEFQWQRLALFLKVGATRKGLHGMIASKADSSLGYLPLRDCGAVDVANLVLRLLPSKEGVVLRRLLMTADGASLVQAMVSKEAKFFRQQFCSVIADILYQWMFTAFGRGIATTRYSSDLRLASAHDNRDLEPSSRTPIYDYRTIFRDRRLKVIFSNVLNSARKNPILMLRFYWTSFVMFTTALALACHRALVSFSEAYLSPISFARKQYAIP
- the LOC117637256 gene encoding uncharacterized protein slr1919 isoform X1, yielding MATTALAASLSLSFKTACMLRSTGSSKMTSKGKRARQGRALGDFGHLGQVVRKDVEFLKRGIGSGIQWANKAFRIPEVSKTLDDIVWLRNLEDPNAPPLPAPSWPQPSYPELSGVDLFMADLKAFEAYALYFYYLSKVWSKPLPEVYDPESVGDYFRCRPHVVAFRLLEVFSSFASAAIRIRTSGIKKFLRPSLDEGINENVSQYNFGMVLKETMLNLGPTFIKVGQSLSTRPDIIGAEISKALSELHDQIPPFSRDVAMKIIEEELGSPVESLFSYISGEPEAAASFGQVYRGHTLDGFNVAIKVQRPNLRHIVVRDIYILRLGLGILQKIAKRKGDLRLYADELGKGLVGELDYTLEASNSSKFMEAHSSFPFMFVPKIFQQLSRKRVLTMEWIVGESPTDLLSVSAGSSIDNGSTYSERQRLDAKRRLLDLVKKGVEACLVQLLETGLLHADPHPGNLRYTSSGQIGFLDFGLLCQMEKKHQFAMLASIVHIVNGDWASLVNSLTEMDVIRPGTNIRRVTMDLEYELGEVEFRDGIPDVKFSRVLGKIWSIAFKYHFRMPPYYSLVLRSLASFEGLAVAADKNFKTFEAAYPYVVRKLLTENSAATRKILHSVVFNKKKEFQWQRLALFLKVGATRKGLHGMIASKADSSLGYLPLRDCGAVDVANLVLRLLPSKEGVVLRRLLMTADGASLVQAMVSKEAKFFRQQFCSVIADILYQWMFTAFGRGIATTRYSSDLRLASAHDNRDLEPSSRTPIYDYRTIFRDRRLKVIFSNVLNSARKNPILMLRFYWTSFVMFTTALALACHRALVSFSEAYLSPISFARKQYAIP
- the LOC117638250 gene encoding rhomboid-like protein 19, producing MSTPSLSGGAGAFSGFTRLCKGLAVVLIGGHIVVQFLPQAVNYLALIPARTIPFVWNLLTAGYIEQSVYGVVVSTLGLLFIGKLLEPVWGSREFLKFIFVVNFLTSICTFITAIALYYITMNENYLYLPLSGFYGVLSGFLVGIKQIIPDQELPLLKIKSKWLPSLSILLSIAISFWTAQSATYLPILIFGTYISWVYLRYWQRKPETKLKGDPSDDFAFSTFFPEFLRPVIDPVASIFHRMLCGRFEASSESQGYTLGGTTLPGSDPIEASRRRERGARALEERLAAERLGAAQGTEESGRDATESV